The proteins below are encoded in one region of Mycobacterium shinjukuense:
- a CDS encoding FdhF/YdeP family oxidoreductase codes for MRLHRPASRDFHADYDEHAVTVSPRKHEAAGVRAVLVSVQRGLQQMGALRTAAALARVNQRTGFDCPGCAWPEEHGGRKLAEFCENGAKAVAEEATKRTVTPEFFARHSIGELSAKPEYWLGQQGRLTHPMVLRPGDDHYRPIGWDAAYRLIADHLTALDSPDEAIFYTSGRTSNEAAFCYQLLVRSFGTNNLPDCSNMCHESSGSALTESIGIGKGSVTVDDVEHADLIVIAGQNPGSNHPRMLSVLSKAKANGAKIIAVNPLPEAGLIRFKDPQRVNGVLGHGIPIADEFVQIRVGGDMALFAGLGRLLLEADERAPGSVIDRAFVDAYCAGFDEYRRATLRVDFDTVADATGIERRQLERVAAMLMASQRTVVCWAMGLTQHTHAVATIGEITNLLLLRGMIGKPGAGLCPVRGHSNVQGDRTMGIWEKMPEPFLASLDREFGIVSPRKHGYDTVAAIRAMRDGRATVFLGMGGNFASATPDTAVTEAALRRCALTVQVSTKLNRSHLVHGATALILPTLGRTDRDIRGGRKQLVSVEDSMSMVHLSRGSLRPPSDLVRSEVEIICQLARTLLGPQHPVPWERFADDYDTIRDAIAAVVPGCSDYNRRVRAPDGFQLPHPPRDAREFRTSTGKANFAVNPLQWVPVPPGRLVLQTLRSHDQYNTTIYGLDDRYRGVKGGRRVVFVNPADIQSLGLRVGERVDLVSEWTGADGRLQERRAKDFLVVSYSTPVGNAAAYYPETNPLVPLDHTAATSNTPVSKAIIIRLEPAS; via the coding sequence GCGGCCGGCGTGCGTGCGGTGCTGGTGTCGGTGCAGCGAGGACTGCAACAGATGGGCGCGCTGCGCACCGCGGCGGCGCTGGCTCGGGTGAACCAGCGCACCGGCTTCGATTGTCCCGGCTGCGCCTGGCCGGAAGAACACGGCGGACGCAAGTTGGCCGAGTTCTGCGAGAACGGCGCCAAGGCCGTCGCCGAGGAGGCCACCAAGCGCACGGTCACCCCGGAGTTCTTTGCCCGGCACTCGATCGGCGAGCTGTCGGCGAAACCCGAATACTGGCTGGGCCAGCAGGGCCGGCTTACCCACCCGATGGTGTTGCGCCCCGGCGACGACCACTACCGGCCGATCGGCTGGGATGCCGCCTACCGGCTGATCGCCGACCACCTCACCGCCCTGGACAGCCCCGATGAGGCCATCTTCTACACCTCGGGACGCACCAGCAACGAGGCCGCGTTCTGCTATCAGCTGTTGGTCCGCAGTTTCGGCACCAACAACTTGCCCGACTGCTCCAACATGTGCCACGAGTCCTCGGGCTCGGCGCTGACCGAGTCGATCGGCATCGGAAAGGGGTCGGTGACCGTCGACGACGTCGAGCATGCGGACCTGATCGTCATCGCCGGACAAAATCCGGGCAGCAACCACCCGCGCATGCTGTCCGTGCTGAGCAAGGCAAAAGCCAACGGCGCCAAGATCATTGCCGTCAACCCCCTGCCCGAGGCCGGCCTGATCCGGTTCAAGGATCCGCAGCGGGTGAACGGGGTGCTGGGACATGGCATCCCGATCGCCGATGAATTCGTGCAGATCCGCGTCGGTGGGGACATGGCCTTGTTCGCCGGGCTGGGCAGGTTGTTGCTGGAGGCCGACGAGCGGGCCCCGGGCAGCGTGATCGACCGTGCGTTCGTCGACGCCTACTGCGCGGGGTTCGACGAGTACCGCCGCGCCACGTTGCGGGTCGACTTCGACACCGTGGCCGATGCCACCGGCATCGAACGCCGCCAACTCGAGCGGGTCGCGGCGATGTTGATGGCGTCGCAGCGCACCGTGGTCTGCTGGGCGATGGGCCTGACCCAGCACACCCACGCGGTGGCCACCATCGGCGAGATCACCAACCTGCTGTTGCTGCGCGGCATGATCGGCAAGCCGGGCGCGGGGCTGTGCCCGGTGCGCGGGCATTCCAACGTCCAAGGCGACCGCACCATGGGCATCTGGGAAAAGATGCCCGAGCCGTTCCTGGCGTCCCTGGATCGCGAGTTCGGCATTGTCAGCCCCCGCAAGCACGGTTACGACACCGTGGCGGCGATCCGCGCCATGCGCGACGGGCGGGCCACCGTTTTCCTGGGTATGGGCGGCAACTTCGCGTCGGCCACCCCGGACACCGCCGTCACCGAGGCGGCGCTGCGCCGGTGCGCGTTGACCGTGCAGGTCTCGACCAAGCTCAACCGCAGCCACCTGGTGCACGGCGCCACCGCGCTGATCCTGCCGACGCTGGGCCGTACCGACCGCGACATCCGGGGTGGGCGCAAACAACTGGTGTCGGTGGAGGATTCGATGTCGATGGTGCACCTGTCCCGGGGCAGCCTGCGCCCGCCCAGCGACCTGGTGCGCAGCGAGGTGGAGATCATCTGCCAGCTGGCCCGCACGCTGCTGGGGCCGCAGCATCCGGTGCCGTGGGAGCGGTTCGCCGACGACTACGACACCATCCGCGACGCGATCGCCGCCGTGGTCCCCGGCTGCAGCGACTACAACCGCAGGGTGCGTGCGCCGGACGGGTTTCAGTTGCCGCACCCGCCCCGGGATGCGCGCGAATTCCGCACCAGCACAGGCAAAGCCAACTTCGCGGTCAACCCCCTGCAATGGGTGCCGGTGCCGCCCGGCCGGCTGGTGCTGCAGACACTGCGCAGCCACGACCAGTACAACACCACGATCTACGGGCTCGACGACCGATATCGCGGGGTGAAGGGTGGCCGCCGGGTGGTGTTCGTCAACCCTGCCGACATCCAATCGCTGGGTTTGCGGGTGGGTGAGCGCGTCGACCTGGTGTCGGAGTGGACCGGCGCCGATGGCCGCTTGCAGGAACGGCGCGCGAAAGACTTTCTGGTGGTGTCCTATTCGACTCCGGTCGGCAACGCCGCCGCCTACTACCCGGAGACCAATCCGCTGGTT